ATAAAGATATCGGGATGTTCTTCTTCTAAAGAAATAAAACCGTATCCTGCTTGTTTTAAATCTAGTTTGCCTTTTACAAAACCAAACCGTTCTATTAAATTATATTTATCTTTTTTGTTTTTAGCTATAAATCCTTCTTTTTCGAGTTCATAAAGCGCTTTAGTTAATGCTTGAAACTCTTCTTTGGTATCACATCTTAACAGAGTGGCTAAACCCAAAGTATCAGTTGATTTATAATTATTTTTTTGAATCAAATCTAAAAGTTTATTTTTCACAACGAATACCTCCTTCAAAGTTTAGCGAAAAAAAAGAACACAGTAATGTGTTCTAAAGAATCAATGCCAGGATGGTTACTACTGCAAAAACGACGCTCATTCCCATTGTCATTCTTGAGAGTAAAAGTTCAGGTCCACGTTGTTTTTGATTTTTAAATAGTTCTGATTTTTCACCAGAAAACATATTCTTTCCATCATCTTTCGATTCCTGAAGCATTACCAAGGCGATTAATAATACAGACACAGCAAGTAATAACCAATCTAAAAAGCCCATAAAAATCCTCCTATTACTAATCGATACATTACGTTTATCGACTTTAATTTATTCGTACTTTACTATTATACCATAAAAACATGCTTTTGGAAGACCCAAAAGCATGTTTTTTATGTGTTGTTTCTATTTTCTTAAATTATAAAATGATTTAATTCCGTTGTATTCAGCTACTTCACCTAGTTCTTCTTCAATTCGAAGTAATTGATTGTATTTTGCAATACGATCTGTTCTAGATAAAGAACCTGTTTTGATTTGTCCTGCATTGGTAGCAACAGAGATATCAGCAATGGTTGAATCTTCTGTTTCACCAGATCTATGACTAACTACTGCAGTATATCCTGCACGTTTTGCCATTTCAATCGCGTTAAATGTTTCTGTAAGGGTTCCAATTTGATTAACTTTAATTAAAATGGAGTTTGCGATATGATTTTCAATTCCTCTTGATAATTTTTCAGTGTTTGTAACAAATAAATCATCACCTACTAATTGAATTTTAGTTCCAAGTTTTTCAGTTAATATTTTCCAGCCATCCCAATCGTTTTGGTCAAGACCATCTTCAATCGAAATAATTGGATATTTGTCAACTAAGGTAGCATAAAAATCAACCATTTCAACATTTGTTAATTCTCTTTTTTCACTGCCAAGAATATATTTTTTGGTTTCAGTGTTATAAAATTCACTCGCTGCAACATCCATTCCAAGGTATACATCTTTTCCTGGAACATATCCTGCTTTTTTAATGGCTTCCATAATAACTTCAAGACCTGCTTCGTTCGAAGCTAAATCTGGAGCGAATCCGCCTTCATCACCAACGGAAGTATTAAAGCCTTTTGCGCTTAATACTTTCTTAAGATTATGAAAAATTTCAGCTCCCATTCTTAAAGCTTCACGGAAGTTTTTTGCGCCAACTGGTAAAATCATGAATTCTTGGAAATCAATGTTATTGTCTGCATGAGATCCACCGTTTATAATATTCATCATTGGTGTTGGTAATTGTTTTGCATTAAATCCACCTAAGTATAAATACAAAGGTAATCCTACTAAATCTGCGGCAGCTCTTGCACAAGCCATAGACACTCCTAAAATTGCATTTGCGCCTAATTTTGATTTGTTTGGAGTTCCATCTAAGTCAATCATCAATTTGTCTAAGAATGTTTGCATGGTAACGTCGTATCCTACTAAAGCTGGAGCAATTAAATCATTTACATTTTTAATTGCTTTTAAAACACCTTTTCCTAGGTAACGGGATTTATCTCCGTCACGAAGTTCAATGGCTTCATGTTCACCAGTTGAAGCTCCACTTGGAACAATTGCTCTTCCAAAGGCACCCGACTCTGTATATACTTCTACTTCAACGGTTGGATTTCCTCTTGAATCTAAAACTTCTCTTGCGAAAATACTTGTAATATTTGGCATTTTTATTCTCCTTTATCTAAACTATTTTTTTATAGTATTTCTCTAAATTAATGTTCTTTTGATTCCTAAATACGTTCCAACTCCTAAGATAAGAAGTTGAATCATTAAATCAAGACTAAAATATTGAATCCATATTAATGGATTGAAAAAATCTAAAAACGCATATAAATAAATGGAAGGTGAAAAAACTAAAGTCGGTTCTCCTAGATATAAGGCTTGAGCATACACATACGGTAACGTTATTAAAACAGTCCAAGCACAAAGCATGCCAATTCCTGCAATAATGGTGTAAACGATATGAGGATTGTCGTATTGTTTTCTTACCGTTTTTCCTATATATATAGCAATAAACCAATATAACATATACGCGAATGTAAATGAAAGCATTGTTTGTAAATAATAATCAATAAAGCCTAACAGTGCGCCAAGTAGTATAGGCAAGACCGATGAGTATAAGATGACAAACAATAAATCTTTTATTTTAATCGTCTTAAGGTTTTTATTCATCATTTGTAATAATCAAGGAAGAGCCCGTCATGGCTTTTGGTTTTTCTAGGTTCATTAATTCTAGCATCGTTGGCGCAAGGTCACCTAAATTACCGTTTTCTCTTAATGTGATTCCTTTTTTTGTGATAAGCAATGGTACTTTGTTTGTGGTGTGAGCGGTAAAAGGAGAACCGTCATCAGCTAACATTTTTTCGCAATTTCCATGGTCACTTGTAATCAAAGCAATTCCACCAAGTTCTAAGACTTTGTCTACGACTCTTCCCACACACTCGTCAACGGTTTCAACTGCTTTAATAGCCGCTTTTATAACGCCAGTATGTCCTACCATGTCTCCATTTGCAAAATTTAAAATAACGGTATCAAATTGTCTTGTGTTAAGTTCTAAAATAACAGCATCCGTGATTGCATAAGCGCTCATCTCAGGTAAAGAATCATAGGTAGGAACTTTTGGAGAAGGAATTAAGACGCGCTTAGCACCAATAATTTCTTTATCAACTCCACCATCGAAGAAAAAAGTAACATGAGCATATTTTTCAGTTTCAGCAATTCTTAATTGTTTCAGTCCTAGTTCTGATATATAATCTCCATACATTTCTCTTAAATCATTTAACTCAAAAGCAATAGGCCCTTTAACGGAATCAGAATATTTCATTGTCGAGACAAAGAGAATATTCTTAGGTCCATTTTTAGTATCAAGTAAAGGCAACGCTTCTGGATTCGAATAAGCAGTACCGATTTCAATCGCACGATCTGGTCTAAAATTAGCAAAAATAATTGCATCATTGGTTTCAATCAAACCAGAAGAATCTACGACAAACGGTAACACGAATTCATCATTAATTCCTTCGTTATAAGAAGCTTCTACTCCTTTAACGCAATCGGAAAAATGAGGAGCTTTTCCAAAACTCATTGCATCATATGCTAACTGAATTCTAGAGTAGTTTTTATCTCTATCCATCGAATAGTATCTTCCCGAAACTGAGGCAATACTTCCATAATGTTTTTGAACTAATTCTTCTCTTAAATCTGAAAGATAGAGCACGGCTGACTTAGGTGGCACATCTCTTCCATCTAAAAAGGCATGAAAATAAGTGTGTTCCACTTTGTTTTCTTTGGCCGCATCAAATAAAGCTTTTATGTGTTTGATATGTGAATGCACTCCACCATCTGATAGTAACCCAAAAATATGAAGTTTTGATTTGTATTTTTTGGTGTGTTCAAACGCTTGAAGAAAAGCTGGATTTGTTTTATAGGTTCCGTCTTTTATTGCGACATTTACTCTTGTTAAAGATTGATATACAATTCGCCCAGCTCCAATATTCATATGTCCTACTTCACTGTTTCCCATTTGGCCTTCAGGAAGACCAACGGCTTCTTCGGAAGCATTGATTGCGATATGGGGGAATTCGTTAAATAAAAGATCTAAATGAGGTTTATTCGCAAGTTCATATGCATTCCCCGGACCTTTTTCTGTTAATCCCATTCCATCCATTATAATTAATACAACAGGTTTTTTCATTGTTTCACCTCTACACTATGGTATTATACTATAAAACAAGGCTTTTTGAAAGTAAATTGAACGCATTGTAAGCATTTACACATTTAAAATAAGTACATTTATTCGTCTTTTATTTGGTATAATAATAATGAGGTGAAAATATGGCACAATCAAAACTTTCTTTGCTTTATAACATATTATCAAATAAAATCCATTTAGGAAAAATCAATTACGTCGTTCCAGATATTTGGAATGCTTGGGACTATCAAGGAGAAGAATTACGCAAACTTCCTAGTGGAGAGATCCTTGTAAATCCTTATCGTTTTTACAGTGAGATTATAAGCTCATATATTTTACCAAGTAAATTAGAAAAGAAAGATTATTCTCTTTCTTTAAGCAAAATTCAAAATGTAAAACTACCTAAAAATGCTCTTGGAGGCGACTGGGTCAGAAAAGCAGTTTTGTATTCTACTTTAATTCGAACTTCTTCTGCGTGGGACCATGATCGAAGTTTTTCTCTTGATTTGTCAAACTTTAATGAAATGAAAGAAACAGGTACGTTTGTAAAAATGTTACCACTTCTTCCTTTTTTAAAGAAAATGGGTGTCGATACAGTATACATGTTACCAATATCGCGATTTTCACTAAAAGATAAAAAAGGAGAATTGGGTTCTCCTTACGGAGTTGCCTCTTTCTTTGATATTGATCCAAATCTAAAAGAAGTTATGACTGGAAATGAGATGACACTTGAAGAAGAGTTTCAAGCCTTTATCGAGGCTTGCCATGTCTTAGACATGAGAGTTGTCATTGATATCATTCCTAGAACCAATGCGGTTGAAAACGATTTAATTAAGGATCATCCTGATTGGTTTTATTGGATAAAAGCTAGTGAATATGACAATTACAAAGTTCCTTACGTGGATGGCTTAGAAAACACATTACCTCCTGAAGCTAAATTCATGAAAGATGTGTATGCTTCAAAGGACGTTTTAAGACATATTAACATGTTTCAGGTAAACCCTAAAGCTCAAAATGAAGTTTTATGGAATGAATTAATTAAAAACAATCAAAACGATTTATCCGTTTTGATTGAAAAGAATTTTAATTTACGAATTGCCCCTGCATTTTCAGATCACATCAACGACGTTCAACCACCTTGGACAGATGTTACGTTCTTTCGAATGTTTTTAGACCATCCAGCAGAAACCGCTAAATACTTAAAGGACAAGACTACTCCTCCTTATATTTTATTTGATTCTATTAAGGCAAATTTATTCCCAGGTAAAATTCCAAATACTGCTTTATGGGATACGTTATCTAATATTATTCCTTATTATCAAAACAAATATGGTATTGATGGCGCAAGAATCGATATGGGGCATGCACTACCAAAAGAATTATTAAAAATGATTATTCAAAAAGCAAAAGAAGTGGACCCTGATTTTGCTTTTATCGCTGAGGAATTAAGTACTGAAAATGCTTTAAAAGCAAAAGAATTTGGCTATAACATCATCATTGGAAATGGTTTTTGGATGGAACCTAGAATTTGGGAAAAGAAATTACACAAATTTATCTATGGTGCAAGCGAAATTGCTCTTCCAATGTTTGCTTGTTCTGAAACACATGATACTGCAAGAATTGCCGGGCGAGATGGTGGTGTTGTGTTAGCAAGATTAACTACAACCTTAAATATGCTTTTACCCAATCTTGTTCCTTTCATTAATTCAGGTCAAGAAGTTTACGAAATTCAACCGATGAATACTGGCGTTGATTGTACAGACAAAGACAAATTTAAATTACCAATAAACGATCTGTTTTATGGAAAATTAGCCTTGTTTGACAAATATGCTCTTCATTATCTTAATCCAAATCGTTGGGAATTAGCCGATCATTTAGATGGCATCAAAGTGATTCGAAATCGTTGGATAAATGAAATAACTAATTTGGATAACTACGTTCCACTTTACTTTAATGAGTTTGACACTCCTGTCATTGGTGTTTCCTATTTTAATGAAGAAACTCATAAATGCTTACTCGTTGTCGCTAATTCGAATGTATATAGTGACATTCACTGTAATGCAAACCTAGAAATCTTACGAAAAAAAGCAAACAATGAAAAGTTATCTGGAAAACTTCTCTACGCAACTTATGAAATGGGAAGAGATTATCATGATTTTTCTCCAGACGGGAAAATTTACTTCCATCTTGGAGCAGGCGAAGTCAAAATAATAGAACTATAAAGTATAAAAAAGGATTGCTCAAAAAAGCAATCCTTATTTTTATGTGTCGTGATTTAACTGAAGTCCAATGACTTTAAGAAGCCGCTGCAAAATCAACGTATAAAGGATGACTTCAACTGGCATCTTTAGAATTCTTAAAGGAATCTGAACAAAAAACGGAATTGAATACATATCGTAAATCCAAAGAGGAGTTAATACGATAGAGACAATGAAATATAAAATCGTCACAACAAAAAAAATAAATTGAAATTCATTGGACTCATTCTTTTTATAATAAAAATAATAGTTTATAAAAAGCAAACCTAAACTACTTACAAGGGAAATGGATACTAAAATATAACGATAGATAAAAGTAAAATTAGCATTAGAACTGAGACTATTAATATGAAACAAATACCAAATAGAAGCAAAACTTAACACAAGAGAAAGTGCTGTGTTAAAGTAGACAAATTTATTTGGTTTTATTTTTCGTTTTAGGTAAATAAATATCCCTGGTAATACCCCATACAAAATAGCATTTAATGTAAACCCAAAATAAAAGATTCCTCTTTCAGAACCTAATAAAAAATAACCAATAATGTCTTGAGTAATTCCTGCGAACAGGCCGTATTGTGGCCCAAATAAAAGACTAATAATAATCAAAGGAACGTATCCAATTCCAAATTTTACAATGGTAGTAGATGGGGGGTAATAAAAGGAAAATAATTGACTTAATAATATTCCTATTGACACCAATAATCCTGTAAATATCAAATTTCTTAATTTAAATTTTAGCATAATTTCCCCTGCACTATAATGTAAAATCGATTGGTTTTTGATTTGTTATTTGTAAAAATTGATTGATTTTCGAAAAAGGTTTTGATCCCATAAATCCCCTATAACTCGAAAGAGGGGAGGGATGTACGTTTTCAACGATAAAGTGAATGGAGTTTGTAATAAGGCCTTTTTTACTTCTCGCAAAACTTCCCCATAAAACAAAAACCATAGGTGTTTGTTTTTGATTCAACAAAGAAATAATGGAATCCGTAAACGTTTCCCAGCCTATGGATTGGTGACTCAAAGGACTGTTTTTTCGTACCGAAAGAATGGCATTTAATAGTAGTACTCCTTCACTTGTCCATTTTGTTAAATCTCCTGAGACAGGACATTTAACTCCAAGATCTGTAGAAAGTTCTAAAAAGATATTTTTAAGAGAGGGCGGTAACATAATCCCTTTCTTAACAGAAAAGGCAAGTCCCATAGCTTGAGACGGATTATGATAAGGGTCTTGTCCTAAAATTAAAACTTTTGTGTTTTGATAAGAGGTTAACCGCAATGCATGAAACACATCATGAATGGCGGGATAGCATTCATATTCTTCATATTCTTTTTTAACTTTTGAGACCAGTTCTTGAAAATAAGATTTTGAAAACTCTTCTTTTAAGAGCAAATCCCAATCATTATTTAACATGATGTTCCTCAATGTCAATTGTTTGTTTAATAGAGCATCCATTATTCGAACAAGCGCCACATCCAGATAAATCTGTTAAGTTTTCACAGCCTTTGGGAACGGCTGTTTTTTCATTGATGGCATAGCTTACCACATAAATGACGACGATTGCTACAACAATCAATACTGCTATAATATATTCCAACCTGTTCACCTTCTTATTTCACTTGATTGACTAACTTCAATAATTCTTTTGAGACTTCTTTCACAAGTGTCTTCGCTTTTTCAAAAGAAACGTCGTTTCCACCCACATAAATCTTAAGCTTTGGTTCTGTTCCAGATGGTCTTAGCACAAACCATAATCCATTTTTAAGAATATATTTGATTACATTGGATTTAGGTAAAAGAAGAGTTGACTTACTCTTTCCTTCATACTTTATACTCGTTTCATAATCTTCAATGCTTGAAACTTTTATGTGAGAAATTTGGTCTAAATGATGTTTTCTAAAATAAGTCATAATTCGATCGATTTGACGTTTTCCTTCTAACCCAAGAAGATTAATATTATGTAAATCTTCGTAGTAGGCTCCAAACTCATCGAATAAATCACCTAATTTTTCATATAATGTTTTATGTTCTGTTTC
The sequence above is drawn from the Bacillota bacterium genome and encodes:
- the secG gene encoding preprotein translocase subunit SecG → MGFLDWLLLAVSVLLIALVMLQESKDDGKNMFSGEKSELFKNQKQRGPELLLSRMTMGMSVVFAVVTILALIL
- the eno gene encoding phosphopyruvate hydratase — encoded protein: MPNITSIFAREVLDSRGNPTVEVEVYTESGAFGRAIVPSGASTGEHEAIELRDGDKSRYLGKGVLKAIKNVNDLIAPALVGYDVTMQTFLDKLMIDLDGTPNKSKLGANAILGVSMACARAAADLVGLPLYLYLGGFNAKQLPTPMMNIINGGSHADNNIDFQEFMILPVGAKNFREALRMGAEIFHNLKKVLSAKGFNTSVGDEGGFAPDLASNEAGLEVIMEAIKKAGYVPGKDVYLGMDVAASEFYNTETKKYILGSEKRELTNVEMVDFYATLVDKYPIISIEDGLDQNDWDGWKILTEKLGTKIQLVGDDLFVTNTEKLSRGIENHIANSILIKVNQIGTLTETFNAIEMAKRAGYTAVVSHRSGETEDSTIADISVATNAGQIKTGSLSRTDRIAKYNQLLRIEEELGEVAEYNGIKSFYNLRK
- the gpmI gene encoding 2,3-bisphosphoglycerate-independent phosphoglycerate mutase, coding for MKKPVVLIIMDGMGLTEKGPGNAYELANKPHLDLLFNEFPHIAINASEEAVGLPEGQMGNSEVGHMNIGAGRIVYQSLTRVNVAIKDGTYKTNPAFLQAFEHTKKYKSKLHIFGLLSDGGVHSHIKHIKALFDAAKENKVEHTYFHAFLDGRDVPPKSAVLYLSDLREELVQKHYGSIASVSGRYYSMDRDKNYSRIQLAYDAMSFGKAPHFSDCVKGVEASYNEGINDEFVLPFVVDSSGLIETNDAIIFANFRPDRAIEIGTAYSNPEALPLLDTKNGPKNILFVSTMKYSDSVKGPIAFELNDLREMYGDYISELGLKQLRIAETEKYAHVTFFFDGGVDKEIIGAKRVLIPSPKVPTYDSLPEMSAYAITDAVILELNTRQFDTVILNFANGDMVGHTGVIKAAIKAVETVDECVGRVVDKVLELGGIALITSDHGNCEKMLADDGSPFTAHTTNKVPLLITKKGITLRENGNLGDLAPTMLELMNLEKPKAMTGSSLIITNDE
- a CDS encoding alpha-amylase gives rise to the protein MAQSKLSLLYNILSNKIHLGKINYVVPDIWNAWDYQGEELRKLPSGEILVNPYRFYSEIISSYILPSKLEKKDYSLSLSKIQNVKLPKNALGGDWVRKAVLYSTLIRTSSAWDHDRSFSLDLSNFNEMKETGTFVKMLPLLPFLKKMGVDTVYMLPISRFSLKDKKGELGSPYGVASFFDIDPNLKEVMTGNEMTLEEEFQAFIEACHVLDMRVVIDIIPRTNAVENDLIKDHPDWFYWIKASEYDNYKVPYVDGLENTLPPEAKFMKDVYASKDVLRHINMFQVNPKAQNEVLWNELIKNNQNDLSVLIEKNFNLRIAPAFSDHINDVQPPWTDVTFFRMFLDHPAETAKYLKDKTTPPYILFDSIKANLFPGKIPNTALWDTLSNIIPYYQNKYGIDGARIDMGHALPKELLKMIIQKAKEVDPDFAFIAEELSTENALKAKEFGYNIIIGNGFWMEPRIWEKKLHKFIYGASEIALPMFACSETHDTARIAGRDGGVVLARLTTTLNMLLPNLVPFINSGQEVYEIQPMNTGVDCTDKDKFKLPINDLFYGKLALFDKYALHYLNPNRWELADHLDGIKVIRNRWINEITNLDNYVPLYFNEFDTPVIGVSYFNEETHKCLLVVANSNVYSDIHCNANLEILRKKANNEKLSGKLLYATYEMGRDYHDFSPDGKIYFHLGAGEVKIIEL
- a CDS encoding folate family ECF transporter S component, whose product is MLKFKLRNLIFTGLLVSIGILLSQLFSFYYPPSTTIVKFGIGYVPLIIISLLFGPQYGLFAGITQDIIGYFLLGSERGIFYFGFTLNAILYGVLPGIFIYLKRKIKPNKFVYFNTALSLVLSFASIWYLFHINSLSSNANFTFIYRYILVSISLVSSLGLLFINYYFYYKKNESNEFQFIFFVVTILYFIVSIVLTPLWIYDMYSIPFFVQIPLRILKMPVEVILYTLILQRLLKVIGLQLNHDT
- a CDS encoding uracil-DNA glycosylase; translation: MLNNDWDLLLKEEFSKSYFQELVSKVKKEYEEYECYPAIHDVFHALRLTSYQNTKVLILGQDPYHNPSQAMGLAFSVKKGIMLPPSLKNIFLELSTDLGVKCPVSGDLTKWTSEGVLLLNAILSVRKNSPLSHQSIGWETFTDSIISLLNQKQTPMVFVLWGSFARSKKGLITNSIHFIVENVHPSPLSSYRGFMGSKPFSKINQFLQITNQKPIDFTL